The nucleotide sequence TTGCTGGTCGGTTGTTTTTCTTTTTGGTTTTTCTTTTGGCAACTGCGGCTTTTTTAACCGGTGCACTGACAACCGGAGGTTCTTCCGGATTTTCAAAAAGATCGAAAATGCTCAACTGTTTCAATTCCTGCGGACTTTCCTGATGAATTACAGGTACCGGAACAGGTTTCGGCTTTTGTTGAACAATAACAGGATCTGTTACCGGAAGCGTAACCGTTGGATTTAATGGAATTTGGATCGCCGGTTCATCGTTGCGTCCGCCTTTGTACAAAGCCAGATTCAGGTGCGTTCCAAAATCTTCGGAAAGCATTTGCCTCAAATCTTTGGCAATGCCGCCCACACCATCTTTATGGGTATAGATGATGGCAGGTTGTCCGTAGGGGTCGGTATCAATTTTACGGTCGGTATGGATAACCCTCGAACCATTGCGGAAAAAGGCATTGCTCGGCGTACCGTATTTGGTCTGCTTACTTTGGTAAAACAGTTCTTCAGTTTCGGTCAGTCCTTGTTTCGCCGTGTTCTTTTGCAGGACGATCAAATCGCTTCCGACCTCAGTACCTGCATATTCCGTAAACAGGTTGTTGGGCAATCTAACAACCGAAACCAAATTATTATTCGCCACTAACGCCCTACGTATCGGTTCGTTCTTCGGGCTGTTCAATATGCCTTGTGAGGTAATAAACACCTGTAAACCGCCCTCACGGAGCATATCGTTTGCTTTGAGAAAAAAGTAATTATGTAGGCTTCGGGCTGCCTGTACTTTTGCATTGTCCTTGCTTCGGGAAAAGGATAAATCGAATACGGACGTATCACCGAAGGGAATGTTGCTTGCAACAACATCGTAGCTGCCTTGTTCCTTTTCGGAAATTTCCTCAAAACCGCTGATACGTATAGTGTTTTCGGGGTAAAGATGCTTTAGGATCGTACCCGTAAGAAGATCTTTTTCATAGGCGGTAACCTTGGCTTGCCGGTTTTCGGAAAAGGATTGTATAAATGAACCGGTTCCTGCCGAGGGTTCGAGGAACTTACTGATGGTCACACCGCTTTCCCGCAGGGTTTTGGAAATTGCGTCAATGACCTGCGGCGGTGTGTAAAATGCTGTCAGCACGGAACTTTTCATGCTGTCCACATACCTGCGGTATTGCTTTTCGTCGTTGGAATTTTCTTTTAATAACTGGTGGAGCTCCTGCGTAATCGGGAAAAGTTCGTGGTCGTTTTTCCGCCAATGGTCGATGTCTGTATCGTCCGCGATGGGGTTGAGAACGAATTTAAGACCGCCAAATCCGCTGTATTGCATCATTGACAGTCTTTCCGCTGCGGTGGCTTTCCGTTTCTCCTTTTCTAATGTAAATGCAATCCGCAGGGCTTCGATATTTTGCAGGAGGTGCTGCTTTTTACTGAAGCCCATGTTCCTCAATCCATAGGGCGATTATCCCAGTCAATTCGGTGTAGAGCTGGTCAAACTCATACCCGTAGGCGAAATCATCGGTTAATTCATAGCGGGCAAATACAGGCTCGCAGACAGGGAACATTGCCAATGCAAACGGACGCAGTTCTTCATCCGCCATCAGCGTGTCAAACTCATTGCAGACAACCTGGAAAACGGCATCGAATCTGGAGAAGTGCAAACCGGCGAACAATATGTAATTGGCAATGCGGTCGCATTCTGAGATAGGGTTCCCGCTGCGGAACGCCCCCTCGTAGGCATTGGCGGCCCAAGAAGACCGCTGGTCGATGAATTTTTGGTCGTTGGCTTTTTCAGGGAAACTTTCGTTTAAAAGTTCTTGCAGCGTCAGCCGGAAATAAGACAGGTCTTTTTGTTGTGGACTCATATTAAGATTTGTTTAAAAACCTGAAATTAAGGAGGTAATCGTGCGATATCGGTAAAACGGTTTTCTTTGGCGGTATAAGGCTTTATTTTGCCCGATAACAGGCGGCGGCTTTAAGAAAAAAGCTTATTTTTACCCTTGAAACATAAATTATTTACAGATGAAAGAACTTATCGAAAAAATCGCCGCATCATTTGAAGCATTTAAAACAGATGCGGAGCTGCAAACTGAAAAAGGAAACAAAGCTGCCGGGACAAGGGCACGCAAGGCATCGTTGGAACTGGAAAAACTTTTGAAGGAATTCCGTAAGGATTCGGTTGCAGCGGATAAAAAATAACTGTCAAAATAAGGAAAGGCTCCTCAACGGGAGCCTTCACTTTTTAAATCAATACACGGCGATATTACTCATCGTTTCTTTTCAAACTCAAAAGCACTTTCGGCGTTTTCTTTCAGGACGATGTACGCGTCGAATTTCTTTCCCGCCTTGCTTTTCATTCCTTTGACAAGGGAAGTTTTACCTTTACCCACAAGGTTTTCAATATCGGCAATACCGATATGGACGCCGCATACGTTGCGGAACTGTACCCAATGGCAGACTTCGTCCGGACACTTGACGATCTTATCGCGGATGATTAATTGCTGGGTTTTGCATCTCGGACAAGTGAGCTTCGGCAGGTTTTCGTTGACGATTGAGGTCTGCAACAATTCTTGCGTGATAGTGGAGGTATAGCTTTCTATCTCCCGATGGAAATCTGCCGCATCCCCTTCGTTGTTTTCTATTTTAAGTAAGGTCATTTCCCACTGCGCAGTCATTGCTACATCCGCAATTTTCCGGTCTTTGACCAATTCATACACCTGCAATCCCTTTTCCGTCGGTACCAGAGCCTTCTTTTTCCGCTGTATGTAATTGCGGGTAAACAGGGTTTCGATGATCGAAGCCCTTGTAGCCGGTGTTCCGATACCTACGTTTTCCAAAGCTTTGCGCTCTTCCTCATTATCGGTTTGCCTGCCTGCGGTTTCCATCGCCGACAACAACCCCGCTTCGGTATAAAGGACAGGCGGCTTGGTCTGTTTCTTCATAAGTTCAACGGCTTTGATACCGATGGTATCGCCTGTTTTCAGTTCCGGCAGCTGCTGCATTTCCTCTTCGGGATCATCTGAAAAGCTGCCGCGTACGGCACGCCATCCGGGAGCCGTAACGGTACATCCTTTCAGCACAAAATCAAAATCCGTTACAGTCAGTTCGATTTTGGTGACTTCCTTACGGCATTCCTTTGAAACTGCTTCGAGCAGTCTAAGGGCAATTAGGTCATATACCACATTTTCCTTGGCGGATAATGCCGAAGGAATCTTTCCGGTAATGAGCAGACCGTGATGGTCGGTAACACGCAGGTCGTTCACCATCCGCCTGTTGAGCCGTTCCCATTTCAAGCTTTCCGCTGCCTTTGAGCAGGTTTCCCTGTCCTGTAAAGCCTTTATAAGATCAGGAATCTCTGCCCATACATCTTCGGGAATATATTTGCTGCCAGTGCGGGGATAGGTAATAAACTTTTTTTCATAAAGACCCTGGGCGGTGGCAAGGGTTTCATCGGCGGTAAACGCATAGCGTTTATTGGCTTCTTTTTGCAGTCCGGTAAGATCAAACAGCAAGGGTGGCTGCTCATTGACCGTTTTGCGTTCCACGGCTTTAACGGTTGCCTGTCGGTGGAGTTCAATGGAACGCAGGGCTTGTTTTGCCTGATCCGCCTGGTTCCATTTTGTTTTGGAAGTGCTTTTGAAATCCGAACCGTCCACGTGGTGTTGCAGGGCGATTTGCCAGTAGTCCTGTACGTTGAACGCACTGTGTTCCAGGTATCGTTTACAGATCATTGAGAGCGTAGGTGTTTGGACACGCCCCAGGGAATAAATGCCGGTTCCCGCGGCAACGGATAGTGCCTGCGTGGCGTTGATGCCCACCAACCAGTCGGCACGGCTTCTGGCTTGCGCTGCCTGAAACAGACCATCGAATGTTTTTCCGTCTTTCAGGTTCTCAAATCCCTGTTTGATAGCCTTTTCGGTAAGCGAGCTGATCCAGAGCCGCTCAAAGGGTTTATGGCATTTCAAATATTCGTAAATAAAACGAAAGATCAGTTCGCCTTCGCGTCCGGCATCGGTTGCAACGATGATGCTGTCGCTTTGTTTAAAGAGCTGTCCGATGACCTTCAGCTGCTTTACTGTGCCTGCATCAACCTGATAACCCTTGTCTTTTCTGACCTTACGGACGCTCAGAACAAAGGGGTTAGGAAGTATGGGCAATGAAGCCCTGTCAAATCCCGAAATGCCGTAATCTTCCGGCATTCCCAATCCAATAAGGTGGCCGAATGCCCACGTAACAAAGTAACCGTTGCCGGTGAGATAGCCGTCTTTTTTTTCAACGGCTCCCAGCAAACCGGCTATTTCCCGTGCTACGCTTGGTTTTTCTGCAATGACTGTTTTCATGATCAACTTACTTTTCTGCTCCGTGGTTTAGCAGGTGCTTTAGGCTTATTCTGTTGCTCCTGCTGTTTTTCATTTTTCGGTCTTTGCTGCCCGGATTTCAAAGGCTCGTTGATATTTTTGGTTGCTTCATTGGTCTTGCCCTGTGAATTAACCTCGGTTTGTGTTTTGTATGCCTCGGCAGCCTGCACACGTTCCTTGTATTGGCTGGGAAATTCAAAAAATAATTTGTCCGTTGTTTTATTGAGTGTGATGTAGCCGCTATAGGGTTGGTTTTTTTTATCCGTCAGTTCTATAAAGACGGATTCGCCACCTTTGAGCTTGCCGTGCTGCTCGTCGGTCAGTTCTTTTCCACGGAATGTTTTCGGGGTATCCTGTGATGGGGTTTGCAGGTTGCTCTGTACCTGCCGGTTATTGTTGCTCCGGTCAAACAAAAACTCGACGTAACGTTTGTCTGCGTTAAATTGCACAGCAGCCGAAAACTCGGTGCCTTTTTTGGAAATCATACCCTCCAGATGGAGCGGTTTGCCATCCATAAGCGTTTGCTTTTGCTGGTCATTCAATTTTACTCCCTTGATTTCATCGGGAATTTTAATGAATTCCGTTTTTAAGGCGATCACTTCATTGGTCAGTCTGTCTACGCTGATTATAGATGGCATTAGTTCACCGGTCTTGGTATTTTTCAGATCGACAATACGCCCCATGTTACCGGTTTGGAGCAGGCTCTTCTTGTCTTCGTCCGTAAAGGTGTGTCCGAAAAATTCATAATGCAGGTTGGGCTCTTTACGAACACCGTGAATCCCCACGACGACTTTCCCTTCCTGGTCCTGCTGTAAAGATAAGCGGGCATCCGTCCGGAGGATCGATCCGCCGAGATTAATGCCTATCGGTAAAAGCTCATTGGTTTTGTACCCCTTTAAAAGCGGTTCGAGCAGGTTTCTTTTTTCGAGGTATTCCCTGCTTAACCCAATGTTTTTCATGGTTTCCCAATCGATTTGTTCCGGTTGGAAACGGTATCCGTTTGCTTCCGGTGGTGTCTGTGCTGTTGTCATATGGTCTTGATTTTCCTGTTTTTGCTCTTGTTGTGGTTCTGTTTTCACTTCGTGTTCTTTCATCAGTGCTTCGCCCTCGGGTGTTGGCTGTTTCACTTGTTTCTGCATTTGTTCCGCCATATCGATAGCGATGGGGGCCGGAACTTTGAAAAAGGAGAAGTTGGTGGGATTTTTCAACTGGCTGAAAAAATTGGAAAAGAAATTAGAAAACACGTCTCCGTGCCTGTCCACCCGCATAAACTGGTTCTGGTTTTTTTTGGTGGGTGTCACGGTTTCCATCGTGCCGTTTTCGTCCATGCTTTTTACGGCACGGATCTTCATTTTTTCCTTATCCAGTACCAGCAGGATGTCCGATAATTGTTCGGGCATTTCCTGCGTTTCTGTTGTTTGATCACTCATAATAATTCTGATTTTTGTTGTACTATGTGAAGTTAATGCACCTTATGGGATACCTGCACCAACCCGTCTTTTGACGGCATTATTTGTCCGACTTTGGCTTTTCACGGATGACCCGGTTGTTGAAATGCTCCCGTATAAACAGGTGTACATCCGAATTTTTATAATACAGCTTGCCGCTGATCGTATAGTAGGGCAACCGCCCGGATGAACGGTAACGTTGCAGGGAGCGCGGACTGATTTTCAGCAGTTCCATCAGATCCTGGTTGTCAAATAGCTCCTCACCGTCAAAGGCATTGAGCTTGTTTTGCTGTTTTCGGACGGCTTCGCCGAGGATGTCCAGCCGGTCAACGATTCGCTGCATCCATGCGATAAATTCCGTACGGTCTATATTCATACTCATGATTTTTCCTTTTTAAAATGTTACCAAACAACCTTCGAAGGATGCAGGCAAAGGAAGCATGAAGGGCAACGCCGGAAAAGCACGACTTTTTCCGTACCCCGTTTCCGTGCCCCACCGGATGAGGGTAAAATGTTACCGGAATGAAGCATGGATGCGACAGGCGGAAACCAGATTATGGATATGTAAATTGAAGGGGGGACAAAAAAAGGCTTAGATAAGCCTTTTTGTCAGTAATCCTGTATTTTCTGGATCATCCGCCGCAGGGTGTGGATGGTAACCTCCTTATCGGTCTGTTCCGCATTGTATGACTTGCTGCGTATAGATTCGTAGCTGAGATCGGGTGTCTGCCGGGTGGAAAGATGGGGGACAATACTGCGGAATACTGCTGTAAGGGAACGTGCAGAGAGCATCCGTACTTCATCGGCAGCACGCAGCAGCAGGGCGATCTGGTCGCCGGAAAGGGTACAGAGCACTTTGCTTTCCGGTGAGGGATTCTTTTTTTCTATTGGTGTGGATTCCTGTGTACCGGTACAGACCGGGGCGAGCGATACGATCTTGCGGAAATAGCTCAACTCTTCATCGAACCATTTATCCAAAACATTCAGAATGTTGTGGTATTCGGGATTAAAAGCGTCGTTCGGGTTGCTGTGCAGCTGGCGGAATCCCTTATAATAACCAAGAAGCAGTCCGACTTTGTCCGCATCGGGCGTATTGCCGATATTTTCTGCCAGTGTGCACGTAAGGTATGCTATATAGGTCTTGGAGTTGAAATTCATAAACAGCAATAGGTTGTCCAATGGAAATTTCCCTGTCTCCCTGTCGGGTTTCCATTGTGGCAGTTCCATAATCTTCCGGAGCAGGTTCAGTCGATACGCTACACAACGGTAGGTAACGGGATAGGGATATTTGGATTGAAGGATGAATTTGGATACGGTTGCACATACGATACCGATCACATTTTGCGTATGGGTGCAATGCATTTTGCTGTTCCGCTTTGTAATTGCATCCAGCAGCAGCTGCAATTTCTTCTTGGCATCCAGTAAATAGTACCGCGGGACTTTTCGGTCCTGCCCGAGGTAATCACCAAAATGGTTTTCGAGAAAATCTAATAGGAAACGTAGTCTGCCGTGCAGTTCGCCACAGATGTTTTTGAAGGCTGCACCGGCCGCTTCATTGTCGTGTCCGATGTGATACAGTACATTCATATAACAGGTAATGGTCTCGTGGTAATAATTTGCTACGAGCTTCCTGCTTTTCTTTGCAGCGACAGACACAAAGATTTCTCCCCTTATGCGTAATTTAAGTTTGCCGGTTTCCTTTTCTGCACAGGACAGCAAATCCATTCCTTCTATCCGGAGGTCATTTGGTTCCTTGTTTTTTTCGGTTGGAAAAGATCTGAGTTTTTCAATTAAAACGTCCAACCAATCAAACGGGTATTTATTCTCATACATGGTTTTCATATTAAGAATCCGTCGCCCGGCTGCTTTCCCGTTAAGGGGCTCACACGGCAATCGGTACCACGAATTAACGGGTTACGGTAATTCTTTGCAAAAAGCCGCACTCAGGACAGGGCGTTTAAGCCGCTGTTCCGGTGCATTCCTTTAAAGATCCGGTGTGTTTATCTTCCGGATGGCGGCTTTCAGCCTTAAAATATGCGTTTCGGAGGTTTCGGTCCGGTTTGCTGACACAAACTGCTCATAAAAGTACAAAAAATGAATTTATGCCGGTTTACCGTTTCATCCAGAGCTTGAATTTAGGCGTCCTGTTTTCACTTACCACCGTAAGCTTGATGTATTCGGGAGGTATGTCACTGTGTACCGGGTACATTTCCGGATCAAGCGTAAGGAGTAGTGTCTTGGCGGTTTCCTGCCGGAAGGAAACCACGGATTGGAAATGGACGGTCATCTGGCGGTTGATGCGGAAGAATTTTGACGGGTCGAGCAGTGCTTCGAGGTCTTTCAGCGAATAATTGGTCTGGTAACTTTCATTAATATCCGTCATATCCCTTAACCGTATGAAAACCCCGTCGCTCATACGGAAGATGTAGGCAATATCATCCGTACTAACGGGAAATGTTTTCAGGGTGGTCGTAATGATAATGGTTTCACGGTAGGTGTGCTCCGCAGGTGGTTCCTGCGGGGCTGCTTCTGCCGACGAAACAGCTATAATCGGCCTGGCAACTAAAAAACTGTACAGTCCGAAATAGTAAAGGTTGGCAGTAAGCAACATCAAAAGAACCAGCGGGTAATCCTGCTCCAGATAAACGGTATCGAGGATCTTGATGCCATATATCCACAGAAACAGGGCAACCAGCAGAAAGACTATAATTGCAGGTGCAATAAATCCGATGCATACTTGCAGGATAAAACGGATAAGGGTATGGTTGTGCCAGTCGTACCTCCGGTCAAGACGGATGGTTATGTAATAGATATACCAAAGCATCATGTATGCCATTACCAAACTGGCAATAAATCCCCGGAGATAGGAGATGGTAAAAATAGCTTCAAAAAAACCGTCCTGCTCATTATAAATCGTCATGATATGGGCGGCGATAACGGCGAGAAAGATGCGGATCGGCAGATCGCTATACCGTACCGTCCGTGGCTCTGCGGAATCCTGTATTGGTGCTTTCATAAGGCAGCTGCGAAACTTGCGTTTCCGGCAA is from Flavobacterium dauae and encodes:
- the topB gene encoding type IA DNA topoisomerase, with the translated sequence MKTVIAEKPSVAREIAGLLGAVEKKDGYLTGNGYFVTWAFGHLIGLGMPEDYGISGFDRASLPILPNPFVLSVRKVRKDKGYQVDAGTVKQLKVIGQLFKQSDSIIVATDAGREGELIFRFIYEYLKCHKPFERLWISSLTEKAIKQGFENLKDGKTFDGLFQAAQARSRADWLVGINATQALSVAAGTGIYSLGRVQTPTLSMICKRYLEHSAFNVQDYWQIALQHHVDGSDFKSTSKTKWNQADQAKQALRSIELHRQATVKAVERKTVNEQPPLLFDLTGLQKEANKRYAFTADETLATAQGLYEKKFITYPRTGSKYIPEDVWAEIPDLIKALQDRETCSKAAESLKWERLNRRMVNDLRVTDHHGLLITGKIPSALSAKENVVYDLIALRLLEAVSKECRKEVTKIELTVTDFDFVLKGCTVTAPGWRAVRGSFSDDPEEEMQQLPELKTGDTIGIKAVELMKKQTKPPVLYTEAGLLSAMETAGRQTDNEEERKALENVGIGTPATRASIIETLFTRNYIQRKKKALVPTEKGLQVYELVKDRKIADVAMTAQWEMTLLKIENNEGDAADFHREIESYTSTITQELLQTSIVNENLPKLTCPRCKTQQLIIRDKIVKCPDEVCHWVQFRNVCGVHIGIADIENLVGKGKTSLVKGMKSKAGKKFDAYIVLKENAESAFEFEKKR
- a CDS encoding DUF3945 domain-containing protein is translated as MSDQTTETQEMPEQLSDILLVLDKEKMKIRAVKSMDENGTMETVTPTKKNQNQFMRVDRHGDVFSNFFSNFFSQLKNPTNFSFFKVPAPIAIDMAEQMQKQVKQPTPEGEALMKEHEVKTEPQQEQKQENQDHMTTAQTPPEANGYRFQPEQIDWETMKNIGLSREYLEKRNLLEPLLKGYKTNELLPIGINLGGSILRTDARLSLQQDQEGKVVVGIHGVRKEPNLHYEFFGHTFTDEDKKSLLQTGNMGRIVDLKNTKTGELMPSIISVDRLTNEVIALKTEFIKIPDEIKGVKLNDQQKQTLMDGKPLHLEGMISKKGTEFSAAVQFNADKRYVEFLFDRSNNNRQVQSNLQTPSQDTPKTFRGKELTDEQHGKLKGGESVFIELTDKKNQPYSGYITLNKTTDKLFFEFPSQYKERVQAAEAYKTQTEVNSQGKTNEATKNINEPLKSGQQRPKNEKQQEQQNKPKAPAKPRSRKVS
- a CDS encoding LytTR family DNA-binding domain-containing protein, which encodes MKAPIQDSAEPRTVRYSDLPIRIFLAVIAAHIMTIYNEQDGFFEAIFTISYLRGFIASLVMAYMMLWYIYYITIRLDRRYDWHNHTLIRFILQVCIGFIAPAIIVFLLVALFLWIYGIKILDTVYLEQDYPLVLLMLLTANLYYFGLYSFLVARPIIAVSSAEAAPQEPPAEHTYRETIIITTTLKTFPVSTDDIAYIFRMSDGVFIRLRDMTDINESYQTNYSLKDLEALLDPSKFFRINRQMTVHFQSVVSFRQETAKTLLLTLDPEMYPVHSDIPPEYIKLTVVSENRTPKFKLWMKR
- a CDS encoding DUF1896 domain-containing protein, which codes for MSPQQKDLSYFRLTLQELLNESFPEKANDQKFIDQRSSWAANAYEGAFRSGNPISECDRIANYILFAGLHFSRFDAVFQVVCNEFDTLMADEELRPFALAMFPVCEPVFARYELTDDFAYGYEFDQLYTELTGIIALWIEEHGLQ
- a CDS encoding helix-turn-helix domain-containing protein, with protein sequence MNIDRTEFIAWMQRIVDRLDILGEAVRKQQNKLNAFDGEELFDNQDLMELLKISPRSLQRYRSSGRLPYYTISGKLYYKNSDVHLFIREHFNNRVIREKPKSDK
- a CDS encoding histone H1, translating into MKELIEKIAASFEAFKTDAELQTEKGNKAAGTRARKASLELEKLLKEFRKDSVAADKK